Proteins encoded within one genomic window of Rutidosis leptorrhynchoides isolate AG116_Rl617_1_P2 unplaced genomic scaffold, CSIRO_AGI_Rlap_v1 contig9, whole genome shotgun sequence:
- the LOC139885250 gene encoding ras-related protein Rab7-like: protein MNTSMKRRTLLKVILLGDSGVGKTSLMNQYVYKKFSQHYKATIGADFVTKELHIEEKLVTLQIWDTAGQERFQSLGGAFYRGADCCVLVYDVNVPRTFDTLNNWRDEFLKQADPTNVEGFPFILVGNKIDVDGGNSRVVTERQAREWCASKGNLPYFETSAKENYNVDEAFLCVADIALNNEHQQDIYFQGISETVSEVEQRGGCAC from the exons ATGAATACTTCTATGAAGAGAAGAACCTTGCTTAAGGTCATCCTTCTCGGTGATAGTGG AGTTGGCAAGACTTCATTGATGAATCA ATATGTGTACAAGAAGTTCAGTCAACACTATAAAGCTACAATTGGGGCAGATTTTGTCACCAAGGAACTACACATTGAGGAAAAATTGGTCACTTTGCAA ATTTGGGACACAGCAGGGCAGGAAAGGTTTCAAAGTCTAGGAGGTGCATTTTACAGAGGAGCTGACTGTTGTGTTCTTGTTTATGATGTTAATGTACCGCGAACATTTGATACTCTCAACAATTGGCGCGACGAGTTCCTCAAACAG GCCGATCCGACTAATGTAGAGGGATTTCCCTTCATACTGGTGGGCAACAAGATAGATGTAGATGGTGGAAATAGCCGAGTG GTTACGGAAAGGCAAGCGAGGGAATGGTGCGCTTCAAAGGGTAACCTGCCTTATTTCGAGACCTCGGCCAAAGAAAACTACAATGTCGATGAAGCATTCCTATGTGTTGCCGATATTGCGTTAAACAATGAACATCAACAAGATAT TTATTTCCAGGGTATTTCGGAAACAGTTTCAGAGGTGGAGCAAAGAGGAGGTTGTGCATGTTGA